Below is a window of Candidatus Bathyarchaeia archaeon DNA.
CTCCACAGGCCAGAACCTCTTCACAGGAGTCAAAACACCCGGAGCATGCAACAACGACATTCTGATCAGCGTCTCAACCAACGCAGGAGCAAGCTTCACAGGCACAACAACCGACCCACGAGCACTCGCAACCGTAACCCAAACCACCGGACAGGCAACCACCGATCAGTGGTGGGAATGGGCCTCCTACAACAATAACGGCAGACTCTTCGTCTCCTACTATGACCGTCAATACGGCAATGACGAGTCTAACGGTCAAATGGACATTAGCGTCTCTGGCTCAATTGACCTTGTACACTTCAGTTCCGTGCGAGTATCCTCATCGTCAATGCCGTTATCAACCCAGTTCAGAAACGGACGAGGCAACAGTCTCTTCTTCGGCGACTACGCTGGGCTGTCCGCAGTCAATGCACCGATCCCCATCTGGGCCGACACACGGAACTTCCAACCGTTCCTCTGTCCAGGCACGGCAACACCCGGCAACCCACCGCAACTCTGCAGCGTCCAATTCAACACAACCGTAAGCAACGATCAAGACATCTACGTATCGGTCAACCTACAAAACATACAATAATTGAAAGGGGGTCCGAAAACTCTCCTTTCAACCCCTATTTTTCCTGAAATCCAAACACAGTCGATCATATCGAGGTCTTTTCTACAATGTCACAATATCGCACTCACACACTTTCACGCCTTCAGACCGTTCCCTTACTTGTTGTTGCAGGCGTTTGTTTCGAGCTGGACGATTCAGATCTGGAGAGCTAGGCTGGTGTGCGGGATGGGAAAACTTCGTCAAACTTGGGCAAGGGTCTTGATTGCGCCCGCCGCTTGCGTCTCCTGTCTATGAAGAGGGCTAATGCTATTGCGACTGGGATGATTACGACGATTGCGAATGAGTAGGGTGGGTTCAGCCAGAAGAGTATAAGAGTGCTGTCACGGCTATAGGCGGAAACCTGCGCATTCTGATTAGTTGAGCCGGACCCCCCGAGGAACACCCCCCCCCCCCGGTCCAACCGCGATTGTCTGCGCCATTGAAGCAAGCTGGTCAGGCAGTTCAAGTTTCCATGCCTGATTCAGGTTGGAATCATACTTCATCGTAAACGCTGCCTCGCTTGACTGTCCAAACAAGTAGACCCCTGATGCGTCCGAGGCGATGGAGGATCCGAAAACCTCCAGGCCGATGGGGGTAAAACTAACGGCCTTGACTAAACCCCCGTCGAGACCGTACTTCCGAACGAAACCTAAAGTTGACCATTGTGTCGAGCCGGTAACATAGACAGCCTGTCCACCTCCTGAGACGCCGGTAGACTCGTCAATCCCCGCTATGCCCGCGAACTCGTCCGTCCTAACTGGGTTCCCATTTTCATCGTACGCTACCATGAAACCATCACTTGTTCCATGAAGGGTTTGACCGGGCAGATTTTCCACGACCCATCCAACAAGATAGACACCGGACGATCCGGCATAGACTGCCTTGACTACGCCTGACGAGTTCGCGAACGTGTGACTCCAGACGAGGGTCCCCCTAGAATCGTATTTCTCGACAAACATTCTGCTGGGATTGTTCTGTTGTGCAGTGCCTGCGACGTAGACTCCTCCGGTTCCAGCTGATATCGCTGCCGGCGTCGAATTTGCGTGCGGCACGAGAATCGTCCACATCCTTTGGCCCTGGAGGTCAAACTTGATAATCTGGGTGCCCCCCTTTGCGGCAGCCGTAAAGTACAGTCCGTCCGTTCCCACAGTTATCGCAGGCCTGTTGGGCGTGTAATTGGTCGAGAGAGAAGAGTCTCCAAAAAACTCGGTCCAAGCCTGATGCCCGGTCTGGTCATACGCCCTCAGGAAGAACTCTGACGCAGGAGGCCCAGAGACAGTTGGGACAGACGCGGCATATCCCGTTGCAAACAGTCCTGTAGTCGAAGCTGCCACCGATGTTACCATGTTTGCTTGCCCACCCCCAAACTGGTCTGTCCACAAGGGCACGGGCTTCCAAGCCACGCCACCCGAGAGAGCAGCACCCACTATGCCCAAGAGCAGGAACGGCACGAGCCCCATCAGGACAATCAAACCGATCGGGCCTAGGTTACTCATCTCATGACTAGTTGGGGTCTAAGACAGATATTGTTTCCTCCAAGGACATCTCTACCAGACGCAGTGATAAAGCGTTACGACGAAAGCAGGGAAATGGCACAGGTATCTATTCGACCACTGACTTGTTTGCCGGCTTCATGCCGCGATAGAGTCTGAGCGCCTCGGTCAGCCGCCTGATCGATTCTTGAGTATAGGGCTCGCATTGAAACATAATGTGCTGCACGCCGAGGTCTGCATAACCGCGCATCGCTTCTGCGATCTCCTCAACTGTGCCGGTTAGGGGATTGTCGATATTGTCGAAGAAGCTCGGTCTCTTCGGCTGTAGATCAGGGAACCAGAGCGCGATGAACGCTGTGACCCCGAGCGTCTGGGGGTCGCGCCTGACCTCGCGACACGCCGCCTCGATCTTAGCGAACCGCCCGGTCATGGTTTCAGGCTTACCCATGTAGCCGGTGTTCCAGAGGTCAGCATACCCTGCTGTCAATTTGAGCAAACGTGGACCCTCGCCTCCCACCAGCAACGGCGGCCCGTCTGACCGCGGACCACGCGGCACGATTTCGCAGTTACGCGCCTCGTAATACCGTCCCGCGAAATCGACATGCCCCTCACGCAGCAGCGGCTTGAGAATCTGCAAAGCTTCTTCGAACCGATCCACGCGATGATCGAAGGGCAACCCGAACGCTTGATACTCCGGCTCGTTCCAGCCCGCGCCAACCCCGAGAATCAATCTCCCGTGACTCACCTCGTCTAGGGTCGTCGCCATTTTCGCTAGTATCGCGGGGTTACGGAAGGAATTGCACGTCACTAGCGTGCCTAGCTCTACGCGCCGTGTCGCCTCTGCCAATGCCGCCAGCATGGTCCAGCATTCCCAGATTCCCCGGGTCGGCTGACCAGGATATCGATAGAAGAGATGGTCAGGGAGCCAGATGCTGTCGAAGCCATCCTTCTCCGCTTGCCGCGCGACCGCACGAATCGAGTCATAAGTACGCTTGGAGTAGTTTTCGCGGTCGTTCGCGATAAAGACCAGAAGCCCAATCTTCACTGCTTGTTCACGCGCCTCTCTCCTACAATATCGAGTATCTCTCAGAGTGAATAGTGAAACTAATCAAAGCTTACCTCTACGAGAAATCGGTTAACGGACAAGAGACGCTCCCCGTATTCCCAGATTCTATATATCCCACGATCTGACGGCGATCGGGACCGTCACTTTGAACCGGCCATCCCTCGTCCATCTCCTAGTTTCGATCCTCTTTCTCGCCCTCTTGTCGCCATTCTTTCTCTCCGTTTATGCAACGCCCCCTTACACCGTTGGCATCGCCGAGGGTCAGTGGGCCATCTACGCTCCAGTCAACGTGACCTATCATGAAATCGGTGTGCAAAATCATCCTGAACCCGAGTCCATCAAGGACCTGAACCTAACAGACCATATCACAGCAACCGTCCAACACCTCTACTCCCCAAAAAACGTCACAATACAATCAGTCTCGACCTACAAGAACTCCACAACCCGGACCATATTCTATAACGGCGACGTGTCAACCGGAAATGGAAATCTGACCTTCGGACTCATCGCGGGAGGATTATCAGCTGGGGACCATATATGGACCGGAGCCTATTCCGTGTATACCCCAACGATAAACCAGACCATCCTAATGTCGTATCTCGGCTTAACGAGACCGGTGAATATTCTCAATTTTACACAGCGACCCTACGGGAACCTAGTCGTCAATCTCGTCTACGTCTGGGACCAGGCGAGTGGGATAACTCTCGAATCCAAGATTCTAGCTGTCCTCCATAATTCAAGCGGCGACGGCGCATACCTGCAGTATACTGATGTCAAGATCCAATCCACAAACATCTTCTCCAACCCGAGCACTCCAGACTTCGCACTCACCGTAGCAAGTCCTCCCTCCGTAGCGAGCGGCGTCATAGCCACTTTCACGATAACGATAGCACCGTTCAACGGGTTCACCGACACAGTTACCTTAACCGACACTGTTCCCGCGGGTCTATCCTGCGACACGATCAGTCCCAATACAATATCAGGCTCGAGAGTAGTATACTTGAGCTGCTATTCAGCACTCCGCGGCACCTACAACGTAACTATAACGGGATCCAGCGGCCTCAATACCCACACCAGGACAGCGACGATCAAGGTGACTGCTGCTCCAAGTCAGACACCACCTGCCCCTGCAACGATCCTAGGACTGGCACCAACAATATTCTTCGCGATAATCGCGGTCATACTCGCCATTGCAGGAACCGGCGGCCATCTAATCCTGAGATCCAGATCACAAACGAGACAAACAGCCACTAACTAGATTTTCCCAAAGATCCAGGCGCCGAGAAACCCCTGAACCGCCAGAGACTAAGACCCTCTTTCCCTGAAACGGAATATGATCAATGGACTCCTTGATCTCTTCTATGTATTCCTCGATCATCGCGTCCATCAATTCTAGCACGAGACCTATCTTATCCCTAGACTAGGATACCTGTTCGTGCGAATAGTATTTGTGCAATGAGCTTCGAGCCTGCACTCATTTATCTTGGTCATCCTAACCATAGCGTAACCAAGTTACCGGGCAGGAACTCCATTGTTCAAATACCAACGAAAGCGCCTGACTAATTCAAGAGAGAACGATGAGCTGCTGCGACTATTGCGACGAAGGATGCGCCTGCGAATGCTGCACAATAGAGGGACCTCGGGCCGAACAAGGAAAGCGATGACCACCATTGCTTAGTCCCGAGAGCGATCAAGAGAAAGGAGAGGTATCTCCGTTTTATTGCGATCTTTCAGCCCTAGACCAGGAACAGAGAAAACGACACAGCATCCTGGCAAAGGATCTATTCCCGACGCACCTCGAAATCAAAGAACTACCCGACGGCTATGGAATCCGGTTTCCGAACAAACCCCTTCTTTTCAAAGGATTATCGGAGTGGGCTACTCTGGAGCAACTCTGCTGCCCATTCCTAACACTCACCCTAGAGCTGCAACGTGATCACGGACCCATATGGTTGAAGGCAACAGGACAAAACGGCGTCAAGGATTTCCTTCGAGCAGAACTCGGGATCTAGTCGAGACCTACAGTCAGTGCATGCCAAGGACGCAGAGCCAGATCCGAAAACTGGAGCCCTTCCAATTCAGTTGGAGGGCTCTTGGGAATAGTGTTTGTGCGATAGGTTCTGTGCCTGCCAGTATAGGTCAGGTGAGCCTATGTCCAGCCAGATCTCATCTGATTCCACTTTTGTCGTGTACACATTGAGGTTCCAGTCGACCATCTGCTGAATCCCATCGGTCAGTTGCAGCTCGCCTGCGAACCCTGCCTGCGTCGCCTCCAAGGCCGTGAAAATATTCGAATCAAACACATACACAGGCATAATCGCCAGTTTCGACGCCGGCTTCGACGGCTTCTCAACCAGCCTCTTCACCCTCACAAGCCCACTCTCAACCATCTCACCCTCTACAATCCCAAACCGCTTCGGATCGTCAACCTCCATCGAGAGAAAGAGAGCGTTGGCCTTGGACCCCTCACTCATCCGCATCACTCTCCGCAAGTGATCCGCGTTTCTAGAAATGAAATGACTATCCCCCGCATGTACCATGAACTTATCCGATCCAGCAAACGATTTCGCCTTCAACACCGCATCGCCAAAACCCCGCGGCTCAGGCTGGTTAACCCAAGAAACAGTAGAGCCCTCGATCATCTTGTAGAAATTCTCCAGATCCGCTGCGGGACCATCTTTCCCCTTGCTGTCAAGCATGGAGACGAAAGAGAGATCAGGAGTAAAGTGGTCCTCTATAGCTCTCTTCCCCCTTCCCACAATAAAGCAGAACTCTCTGAAGCCAACCTGGTACAATTGCTCGAAGACAAGTTGTACTATCGGTTTCAGGCAAAGGTCTCCATTTTTTCCTTTGGCGAAGACCGGTAGCATTTCTTTCGGTTGCTCTTTCGTTACTGATAAGAGTCTTGTTCCCAGCCCCGCAGCAGGGATAACCGCCTTCTTCAACAACTATAGAATCCGCTACCTTGAGAGAGAGTGGAGTTGTTTAGAGCTTATAATTACTAGCTCCGATAGCAGAGGATATTCGAGTAATACAGAAACGGAACCGGCCTTCCTTTGATCAGTAGAACGAGGAACGACCGTGATTCCGAGGGTTTATTCGAGAGATCTGCCATTATCATGGGTAGTATGTTGGGGTCCCGTGTTGCGAAGCGAGCCTTTGAGGATCTTCGTC
It encodes the following:
- a CDS encoding LLM class flavin-dependent oxidoreductase, with amino-acid sequence MKIGLLVFIANDRENYSKRTYDSIRAVARQAEKDGFDSIWLPDHLFYRYPGQPTRGIWECWTMLAALAEATRRVELGTLVTCNSFRNPAILAKMATTLDEVSHGRLILGVGAGWNEPEYQAFGLPFDHRVDRFEEALQILKPLLREGHVDFAGRYYEARNCEIVPRGPRSDGPPLLVGGEGPRLLKLTAGYADLWNTGYMGKPETMTGRFAKIEAACREVRRDPQTLGVTAFIALWFPDLQPKRPSFFDNIDNPLTGTVEEIAEAMRGYADLGVQHIMFQCEPYTQESIRRLTEALRLYRGMKPANKSVVE
- a CDS encoding sugar phosphate nucleotidyltransferase → MKKAVIPAAGLGTRLLSVTKEQPKEMLPVFAKGKNGDLCLKPIVQLVFEQLYQVGFREFCFIVGRGKRAIEDHFTPDLSFVSMLDSKGKDGPAADLENFYKMIEGSTVSWVNQPEPRGFGDAVLKAKSFAGSDKFMVHAGDSHFISRNADHLRRVMRMSEGSKANALFLSMEVDDPKRFGIVEGEMVESGLVRVKRLVEKPSKPASKLAIMPVYVFDSNIFTALEATQAGFAGELQLTDGIQQMVDWNLNVYTTKVESDEIWLDIGSPDLYWQAQNLSHKHYSQEPSN